The region CGTGGCTTTTATCGATCGCGTGGTGCTGAGTATGGGATCGACGCAGATGGCGAAAGAGCTGTCGCTGTCGCCCAGCGAGGTTGGGCTGGTGCTGAGCGCTTTTTATTTCGGCTTCTGGTTGATGCAGTTGCCCGGCGGCTGGCTGGCGGATCGCTTTGGCGCCAGGGTGGTGGTGGCGATGGCGATCGCCATGTGGTCGCTGTTTACGTTCCTGACCGGTATCGCCTGGTCGTTGACGGCGTTACTGGTGATTCGCTTTCTGTTTGGGGTGGGGGAAGGCGCCTATCCTTCCGCTTCCGTCAAGAATGCGGCGGAGCAGTTCCCACCGAGTGATAAGCCGCGCATGACCTCGCTGCTGATGTCTTCCAACTATGTGGGCAGCATGATTGCGCCGTTGCTGATCGCCCCGCTGATCCTGGCGTTGGGCTGGCGTCATGCGTTCATGGTGATTGGTCTGTTCGGTATCGCTTTCGTGCTGATCTATACCCTGACCGTCAGCGCCAGGCCGGCATGGGTGTCCGATGAACCGGAACGCCTGAGCGGTGCGGAGTGGCGCGACGTGATGAAAAATCCGCTGTTATGGCGGCTGGCGGCGGTTTGGTTCGGCCTGAGCCTGATCAACAAGGGGCTGGACTCCTGGATGCCGATTTACCTGATGACCGAACGCCATCTGGACCTGAAAGCGGTGGGGGTATTGTTGCCGATTCCTTACGTGATGGCCGGGGTGGCGACCGCCTGCGGCGGCTGGGTGATGACCCGTTTTTTTGATGGCCGCGAGCGGGTGATGCTGATGG is a window of Dickeya solani IPO 2222 DNA encoding:
- a CDS encoding MFS transporter; the protein is MEYYTRKKSYWVLFLLYIGWCVAFIDRVVLSMGSTQMAKELSLSPSEVGLVLSAFYFGFWLMQLPGGWLADRFGARVVVAMAIAMWSLFTFLTGIAWSLTALLVIRFLFGVGEGAYPSASVKNAAEQFPPSDKPRMTSLLMSSNYVGSMIAPLLIAPLILALGWRHAFMVIGLFGIAFVLIYTLTVSARPAWVSDEPERLSGAEWRDVMKNPLLWRLAAVWFGLSLINKGLDSWMPIYLMTERHLDLKAVGVLLPIPYVMAGVATACGGWVMTRFFDGRERVMLMGCASLTALFLYLMYSASTITAVVIAQSCAYFFKSFVLAIAVALPTKVLASRMVGSGIGVINVGGQAAGFIAPLVIGAMVEYFGYPSAFLFLMAAAAFSAVVSLTIHTRPSAKTDMAAQV